The following coding sequences are from one Haliotis asinina isolate JCU_RB_2024 chromosome 3, JCU_Hal_asi_v2, whole genome shotgun sequence window:
- the LOC137277410 gene encoding tetraspanin-3-like, protein MAGGCTVTSKICLVVVGLIFWGAAASLCFIGAWVYSTYSHFDEVTEASLTLVPASIIIGVGIFMFIIGLLGCIAACKENKCLLAAFFSLILLVFLAEVVAATMGYVFRNDVRDVLNTGLKDAINNYNETAEKNQINYIQEELKCCGIHNASDWSTSPGWGNTTMVPRSCCKNATSCVPSLTGTDIYQEGCLDLLKDKFLMNLVYIAAVTVAFAIIQILGLISACILLCRSRDVRYETLESAQRNGLRV, encoded by the exons ATGGCTGGTGGATGTACTGTAACTTCCAAGATCTGTTTAGTTGTGGTTGGATTGATATTTTGG GGTGCTGCTGCAAGCCTCTGCTTCATAGGAGCATGGGTGTACTCCACATACAGCCACTTTGATGAGGTGACAGAGGCGAGCCTCACCCTGGTGCCGGCCAGCATCATCATCGGCGTCGGCATCTTCATGTTCATCATTGGCCTCCTTGGCTGCATCGCTGCATGTAAGGAAAACAAGTGCCTGTTAGCAGCG TTCTTCTCGCTGATTCTTCTGGTGTTCTTAGCAGAGGTTGTCGCAGCTACAATGGGCTATGTGTTCAGGAATGAT GTGCGAGATGTCCTTAACACTGGTCTAAAGGATGCCATCAATAACTACAATGAGACTgctgaaaaaaatcaaatcaacTATATTCAGGAGGAG CTCAAGTGCTGTGGGATTCACAATGCCTCCGACTGGTCTACGTCTCCAGGCTGGGGAAACACAACTATGGTTCCCAGAAGCTGCTGTAAGAACGCCACAAGCTGTGTTCCGTCACTTACAGGGACAGACATCTACCAAGAG GGCTGTCTGGATCTGCTGAAAGATAAGTTCCTGATGAACCTTGTCTACATCGCTGCTGTCACTGTGGCCTTTGCCATCATCCAG ATCCTCGGCCTCATCAGCGCTTGCATCCTGTTGTGTCGGTCACGGGATGTACGTTATGAGACACTGGAGAGTGCCCAACGGAATGGTTTGCGTGTGTAG